TCTTTCACAGCATTTTTGTCAGCCATGCGGCGTTCCTCGCTTACATAGATTCCACAGCGATCATATATTCTTCCGGATTCTGCGGCTGGCCGTCCTTCCACAGTTCAAAATGAAGGTGCGGCCCGTAACTCGTGTTGCCTGAATTGCCGAGAAGCGCGATCGGCTCTCCCCGCCGTACAAATTCGCCCGGAGACTTCAGCAGCGATTGATTGTGTTTATAGATCGTAAAGTATCCGCTGCCGTGAGAAATAATTACCATGTTGCCGTCGTCATACGTCCACCCCGAGAATACCACGTACCCGTCCGCGGCTGCGCTGATGATCGACCCGCGGCGTCCGGCATAATCAATCCCGAAATGTCTCCGAGCATCGTCAAACCCTTGCGACACATATCCGACCACCGGCGGATAAAGCGGGAACGATGCCTGAAAAGGCCTGTTCACCGAAGCGTGCTGCGATGAGAATCCTGCCGGAATGCTCTCCGTTTTTGTTTGAGGTTCGGGAGGAGCCTGACGTACTTCTTGCGCTCCTTCCTGGGGCGGCGGAGAAACCTCATCGTTCGAAGCAACAGCGGCGGACGAAGTGTCTTTTTTCAGATTATCTCCGAGCGCAGCGCGAAGCTTGCGGTTGTATTCCCGAAGCACAATAAATTCTTCAGACACTTTGCTGAGCCGTGTCTGAAGTTCGAACAATTGAAGTCCGTATCGCCGCTGGATCTCGCTGTTGGAAATCGGAACCACCATGCCGAGCGGAGTATATCCGAGAAGCAGAACGGCCGCGAGAAAGATTATTGCCACAATGCCGCCGAGAAAGGCGGCGATGCCCCCTATTGTAAACGCAAACGACCGTTTTTCGCCTGCATCTCCGTGCGGGATAAGCAGGATCTCAAATTTTCGCTCTTTCGTCTTGTGATGATCGCGCTCCGCAGTCATCGGTATCCCGCTTTCTGCCCAGTGTTTCGGCTCTTTTTACGGAAAAATTAAGAGTCGAACTATAAATATACTGAAGGTGCCTTACAATGTCAACGAGTTTTTGGGGTGGGTGGTGGGCTACTTTGAAAAATAAAGGGATTACCCGACATAAAAGACTTGTCAAGATGGTGATGATTCTTCAGGCGCAACTTGTTAAAGAGGGGAAGATTAAGCTTCCGGTGGGGATGGTATGTAAGTTTCCATCTCGGAAAAAACGACGACCCCGATAGCGTTATGAATTTTCACTTTTTATAGTTAGAGGAATATGGGCAAAGATAGCAAAAAGAAACTGATGTTTCAGGTATCGGCCACACTCTCGCAGGTAGAGGCCATTGACTTCGTACGTACTCTAAACCCTAATGAGAAGTATTGGCTCGTACGAACGGGCAAGAAAAACTACTTAGATCGGTTTGTAATTGTTAGGGACTTGCGGCCCGGAGAAGTGCCGATTGGCTCGTGGGGAAGGCGCGTGGATAAGGGGGAGCTGATTAGCTTGGGGAATTGGAAGGGACGTGGAAAACGTTTCTCTTGATAGCTTACCGAAAAATCCTACCTTGTTCTATATCCGTTATCACTAAAAACTAAATTTTTCCGAAGTGCATTTTTTTGTTGCATTTTCGTGTTGTTGTTGTTATTGTTGTGCTGTGGTAATAAAATGGGTGGAGCTGGCCGGGCACGATCCGGCATCCCTGGCTTGAGAGGCGAGTGTCTTACCAATTAGACCACAGCCCCACTCATTTAATCAAATTGCGGGTATTATTTTCCGCATGTTTACCATCTACAACCGTCCCTTCTCAAAGTGTTCTACGCACTTTGTTTTGGTGACTAATGATTATTTACTTGAAGCGGCCTCGTCTAAACAACGAGGCCGTTTCGGTTATAAAGATACATCGGTAAGTATATGTTGTCAAGGTAAACTTTTCGACAGATTAAGCAGGGACTTATCCACATTTCGCGGAACCTAATTTGTAGATTAGCTGATATATTGGGGGATTTTTAGCTGAATTGTGGATAGGTAGAAAAAACAGAAAAGCCCGTTTTTAGACAGAATTGAACGGGCTTTTTTATGGAAAGTGCTAAGCGGCTTTTGCGGTACGAGTGAATAAATCTTCCCAAGTCCATAGCCTATTTGTAACGTGGGCTTCCATCGCCGGAGTAACCCGTAGGCTGGAATGAATCCGCATGAAATTGTAGTGGTAGAAGTGCAAGGCAACTGCGGCCTTGTGATGTTCGAGGCTCTTTGAGAATCCATTAGTGAGGCGGGTAAATCGTCGCATGTGCATCCGCATTGTAAGGTTTTGACGTTCAATGTGGGAAGTGCTGATTCTCTTTCGTTTAGGCTTACCGATTAAGGGGCGTATTATTACCCTCACAATATCCGCAGGACTGTACCGCTTGTAACCCGCTGAATCTTCCGCGTATTGTTTTTGGATCTGTCCATAGTCAATATCTTCCCCAAAGACCGTATCTACAGCGTTGTAGTACGGAGCGAATGAATCTGTGCTAAGCTGGAAGCGGTTAGGGATTCTGTATTGCAAGTCTTTGAGAAGTGTAAGGGCATTTTCTTGTGAACGCTTCCCCACAACAAACGAAGGCACAACCTTAGTATCTGAATCCATCGCAACAAATACGTATTGGTCGCCCACTTCTTCACCTTCACGAGGCAACACCTTCTTTTGTTTCCGTCCAACGTAAGTCCAAATTTCATCTACCTGGACGAA
Above is a genomic segment from Bacteroidota bacterium containing:
- a CDS encoding M23 family metallopeptidase, with the translated sequence MTAERDHHKTKERKFEILLIPHGDAGEKRSFAFTIGGIAAFLGGIVAIIFLAAVLLLGYTPLGMVVPISNSEIQRRYGLQLFELQTRLSKVSEEFIVLREYNRKLRAALGDNLKKDTSSAAVASNDEVSPPPQEGAQEVRQAPPEPQTKTESIPAGFSSQHASVNRPFQASFPLYPPVVGYVSQGFDDARRHFGIDYAGRRGSIISAAADGYVVFSGWTYDDGNMVIISHGSGYFTIYKHNQSLLKSPGEFVRRGEPIALLGNSGNTSYGPHLHFELWKDGQPQNPEEYMIAVESM
- a CDS encoding IS1 family transposase; the encoded protein is MNRLPLEKQSLVLNSLIEGNSIRSTVRLTGVSKKTVLRLLIEAGYRSMDILDREMVNIKANFVQVDEIWTYVGRKQKKVLPREGEEVGDQYVFVAMDSDTKVVPSFVVGKRSQENALTLLKDLQYRIPNRFQLSTDSFAPYYNAVDTVFGEDIDYGQIQKQYAEDSAGYKRYSPADIVRVIIRPLIGKPKRKRISTSHIERQNLTMRMHMRRFTRLTNGFSKSLEHHKAAVALHFYHYNFMRIHSSLRVTPAMEAHVTNRLWTWEDLFTRTAKAA